A region from the Citrobacter telavivensis genome encodes:
- the glnS gene encoding glutamine--tRNA ligase: MSEAEARPSNFIRQIIDEDLASGKHTTIHTRFPPEPNGYLHIGHAKSICLNFGIAQDYQGQCNLRFDDTNPVKEDIEYVDSIKNDVEWLGFHWAGDVRYSSDYFDQLHAYAVELINKGLAYVDELTPEQIREYRGTLTQPGKNSPFRDRSIEENLALFEKMRTGGFEEGKACLRAKIDMASPFIVMRDPVLYRIKFAEHHQTGNKWCIYPMYDFTHCISDALEGITHSLCTLEFQDNRRLYDWVLDNISIPVHPRQYEFSRLNLEYTVMSKRKLNLLVTDKHVEGWDDPRMPTISGLRRRGYTAAAIREFCKRIGVTKQDNTIEMASLESCIREDLNENAPRAMAVIDPVKLVIENYPQGESEMVTMPNHPNKPEMGTREVPFSGEIWIDRADFREEANKQYKRLVMGKEVRLRNAYVVKAERVEKDAEGNITTIFCTYDADTLSKDPADGRKVKGVIHWVSAAHALPVEIRLYDRLFSVPNPGAAEDFLSVMNPESLVIKQGFAEPSLKAAVAGKAYQFEREGYFCLDCRYASAEKLVFNRTVGLRDTWAKVGE, encoded by the coding sequence ATGAGTGAGGCTGAAGCCCGCCCGAGTAACTTTATTCGTCAGATCATCGATGAAGATCTGGCCAGTGGTAAGCACACCACGATCCATACCCGTTTTCCGCCGGAGCCAAATGGCTATCTGCACATTGGCCACGCGAAATCTATCTGCCTGAACTTTGGTATCGCGCAAGATTACCAGGGCCAGTGCAACCTGCGTTTCGATGACACCAATCCGGTAAAAGAAGATATCGAGTACGTTGATTCGATCAAAAACGACGTTGAGTGGTTAGGTTTTCACTGGGCTGGCGACGTTCGCTACTCTTCCGATTACTTTGATCAGCTGCACGCCTATGCGGTTGAACTGATCAACAAAGGTCTGGCGTATGTCGATGAACTGACGCCGGAGCAGATCCGCGAATACCGTGGCACGCTGACTCAGCCAGGCAAAAACAGTCCGTTCCGCGATCGCAGCATCGAAGAGAACCTCGCACTGTTCGAAAAAATGCGTACGGGCGGCTTTGAAGAAGGTAAAGCCTGTCTGCGTGCGAAGATCGACATGGCATCGCCGTTTATCGTGATGCGCGATCCGGTTCTGTACCGCATTAAATTTGCTGAGCACCATCAGACCGGCAACAAGTGGTGCATCTACCCGATGTATGACTTCACCCACTGCATCAGCGACGCGCTGGAAGGCATTACCCACTCACTGTGTACGCTCGAGTTCCAGGACAACCGTCGTCTGTACGACTGGGTGCTGGACAACATCTCCATTCCGGTTCACCCGCGCCAGTATGAATTCTCGCGCCTGAATCTGGAATACACCGTGATGTCCAAGCGTAAGCTGAACCTGCTGGTGACTGACAAACATGTAGAAGGCTGGGACGATCCGCGTATGCCGACCATCTCCGGTCTGCGTCGTCGCGGCTATACCGCGGCGGCAATCCGTGAATTCTGCAAACGCATTGGCGTGACCAAGCAGGACAATACGATCGAAATGGCGTCGCTGGAATCCTGTATCCGCGAAGATCTGAACGAAAACGCGCCGCGTGCGATGGCGGTTATCGATCCGGTAAAACTGGTTATTGAGAACTACCCGCAGGGTGAAAGCGAAATGGTCACCATGCCTAACCATCCGAACAAACCGGAAATGGGCACGCGTGAGGTTCCGTTCAGCGGTGAAATCTGGATTGATCGCGCTGACTTCCGCGAAGAAGCCAACAAGCAGTACAAGCGCCTGGTGATGGGCAAAGAAGTGCGCCTGCGTAACGCCTACGTGGTGAAAGCAGAACGCGTGGAAAAAGATGCTGAAGGCAATATCACCACTATCTTCTGTACCTATGATGCGGATACGTTGAGCAAAGATCCGGCCGACGGACGTAAAGTGAAGGGCGTTATCCACTGGGTTAGCGCCGCACACGCGCTGCCGGTAGAGATCCGTCTCTACGATCGTCTGTTCAGCGTACCAAACCCGGGGGCTGCGGAAGACTTCCTGTCCGTGATGAACCCGGAATCACTGGTGATCAAACAGGGTTTTGCTGAGCCGTCGCTGAAAGCTGCGGTAGCAGGGAAAGCGTACCAGTTTGAGCGCGAAGGTTACTTCTGCCTGGACTGCCGTTATGCCAGCGCAGAGAAACTGGTGTTTAACCGCACCGTTGGCCTGCGTGACACCTGGGCGAAAGTCGGCGAATAA
- the nagB gene encoding glucosamine-6-phosphate deaminase: protein MRLIPLTSAEQVGKWAARHIVNRINTFKPTADRPFVLGLPTGGTPLTAYKALVEMHKAGQVSFKHVVTFNMDEYVGLPKEHPESYHSFMHRNFFDHVDIPAENINLLNGNAPDIDAECRQYEEKIRSYGKIHLFMGGVGNDGHIAFNEPASSLASRTRIKTLTHDTRVANSRFFDGDVAQVPKYALTVGVGTLLDAEEVMILVLGHQKAQALQAAVEGNVNHMWTISCLQLHPKAVVVCDEPSTMELKVKTLKYFNELEAENIKGL, encoded by the coding sequence ATGAGACTGATTCCCCTGACTTCCGCTGAACAGGTCGGCAAATGGGCTGCACGCCATATCGTTAACCGCATCAATACGTTCAAACCGACAGCCGATCGTCCGTTTGTGCTGGGTCTGCCGACGGGCGGCACGCCGCTGACTGCGTATAAAGCCTTAGTCGAAATGCACAAAGCGGGCCAGGTTAGCTTCAAACATGTCGTGACGTTCAACATGGACGAATATGTCGGCCTGCCAAAAGAGCATCCGGAAAGCTACCACAGCTTCATGCATCGTAATTTCTTTGACCACGTTGATATTCCAGCAGAAAACATCAACCTGCTCAACGGCAACGCGCCAGATATCGACGCCGAGTGCCGCCAGTATGAAGAAAAAATCCGTTCCTACGGTAAAATCCACCTGTTCATGGGCGGCGTGGGTAATGACGGCCATATCGCGTTTAACGAACCCGCTTCTTCGCTGGCCTCTCGTACCCGAATCAAAACCCTGACGCATGATACCCGTGTGGCAAACTCTCGTTTCTTTGACGGCGATGTGGCTCAGGTACCGAAATACGCACTGACCGTTGGCGTGGGTACTCTACTGGATGCCGAAGAAGTGATGATTCTGGTGCTGGGCCATCAGAAAGCACAGGCGCTGCAGGCTGCGGTTGAAGGTAATGTTAACCACATGTGGACCATCAGCTGTCTGCAACTGCATCCGAAAGCGGTTGTGGTGTGTGATGAGCCGTCCACGATGGAACTGAAAGTTAAGACACTGAAATATTTCAACGAGTTAGAAGCAGAGAATATTAAAGGTCTGTAA
- the nagA gene encoding N-acetylglucosamine-6-phosphate deacetylase, giving the protein MYALTQGRIFTGHEILDDHAIVVANGLIDRVCPVAELPPEIEQRSVNGAILSPGFIDVQLNGCGGVQFNDTAEAVTVETLEIMQKANEKSGCTNYLPTLITTSDDLMKQGVRVMREYLAKHPNQALGLHLEGPWLNLVKKGTHNPRFVRQPDAALVDFLCDNADVITKVTLAPEMVPAEVIGKLANAGIVVSAGHSNATLKEAKAGFRAGITFATHLFNAMPYITGREPGLAGAILDEADIYCGVIADGLHVDYANIRNAKRLKGDKLCLVTDATAPAGANIEQFIFAGKTIYYRNGLCVDENGTLSGSSLTMIEGVRNLVEHCGIALDEVLRMATLYPARAIGVEKHLGSIAAGKVANLTAFTHDFKIIKTIVNGDEVVTE; this is encoded by the coding sequence ATGTATGCTTTAACCCAGGGTCGGATCTTTACCGGCCACGAAATTCTTGATGACCATGCGATTGTTGTCGCCAATGGCCTGATTGACCGCGTTTGCCCTGTGGCAGAACTGCCGCCAGAGATCGAACAACGTTCAGTGAACGGGGCCATTCTTTCCCCCGGCTTTATCGATGTCCAGCTTAACGGTTGCGGCGGCGTGCAGTTTAACGACACCGCAGAAGCTGTCACCGTTGAAACGCTGGAAATCATGCAGAAGGCCAACGAGAAATCGGGCTGCACCAACTATCTGCCTACGCTGATTACCACCAGCGACGATCTCATGAAACAAGGTGTTCGCGTGATGCGTGAATACCTTGCGAAACATCCGAATCAGGCGCTGGGTCTACATCTGGAAGGCCCCTGGCTAAACCTGGTGAAAAAAGGGACGCACAATCCGCGTTTTGTCCGTCAGCCTGACGCTGCGCTGGTTGATTTCCTGTGCGATAATGCCGACGTTATCACCAAAGTGACGCTGGCGCCGGAAATGGTCCCGGCGGAAGTGATCGGTAAGCTGGCGAACGCCGGGATTGTGGTCTCTGCCGGTCACTCGAACGCCACGCTGAAAGAAGCGAAGGCCGGATTCCGTGCAGGTATCACCTTTGCCACGCATTTGTTCAACGCCATGCCGTATATCACCGGACGTGAGCCGGGTCTGGCGGGCGCGATCCTGGATGAAGCCGACATTTATTGCGGCGTGATTGCAGATGGTCTGCACGTTGATTATGCCAACATCCGCAACGCCAAACGACTGAAGGGCGACAAACTGTGCCTGGTGACAGATGCGACTGCGCCGGCAGGGGCAAATATTGAACAGTTCATTTTTGCTGGTAAAACAATATACTACCGCAATGGACTTTGTGTAGACGAAAACGGGACGCTGAGCGGTTCATCATTAACCATGATTGAAGGCGTGCGTAACCTGGTTGAACATTGCGGCATTGCACTCGACGAAGTGCTGCGCATGGCGACCCTCTACCCTGCGCGCGCCATCGGTGTTGAGAAACACCTCGGCAGTATCGCGGCGGGTAAAGTGGCAAACCTGACCGCTTTCACACACGACTTTAAAATCATCAAGACCATCGTTAATGGTGACGAGGTCGTTACTGAGTAA
- the nagD gene encoding ribonucleotide monophosphatase NagD, whose translation MTIKNVICDIDGVLMHDNVAVPGAAEFLTGVMEKGLPLVLLTNYPSQTGQDLANRFATAGVNVPDSVFYTSAMATADFLRRQEGKKAYVVGEGALIHELYKAGFTITDVNPDFVIVGETRSYNWDMMHKAAFFVANGARFIATNPDTHGRGFYPACGALCAGIEKISGRKPFYVGKPSPWIIRAALNKMQAHSEETVIVGDNLRTDILAGFQAGLETILVLSGVSTLDDIDSMPFRPSWIYPSVAEIDVI comes from the coding sequence ATGACCATCAAGAATGTCATTTGTGATATCGACGGCGTGCTGATGCACGACAACGTCGCCGTACCGGGTGCGGCGGAGTTTTTGACTGGCGTAATGGAGAAAGGCCTGCCGCTGGTGCTGCTGACCAATTACCCGTCGCAGACCGGCCAGGATCTGGCAAACCGTTTCGCAACCGCTGGCGTTAATGTACCGGACAGCGTGTTTTATACCTCGGCCATGGCGACCGCCGATTTCCTGCGTCGTCAGGAAGGGAAAAAGGCGTATGTTGTCGGCGAAGGCGCGCTGATCCACGAACTGTATAAAGCCGGTTTCACCATTACTGACGTGAACCCGGACTTTGTCATCGTCGGCGAGACCCGTTCCTACAACTGGGACATGATGCATAAAGCGGCCTTCTTTGTGGCAAACGGCGCGCGCTTTATTGCCACCAACCCGGACACCCACGGCCGCGGTTTTTATCCAGCCTGTGGCGCGCTCTGCGCGGGTATCGAGAAAATCTCTGGTCGTAAACCGTTCTACGTCGGTAAACCGAGTCCGTGGATTATCCGCGCGGCGTTAAACAAAATGCAGGCGCACTCGGAAGAGACGGTGATCGTCGGCGATAACCTGCGCACCGATATTCTTGCCGGCTTCCAGGCGGGGCTCGAAACCATCCTGGTGCTCTCCGGCGTTTCCACGCTGGATGACATCGACAGTATGCCGTTCCGCCCGAGCTGGATTTATCCCTCCGTCGCCGAAATCGACGTTATTTAA
- a CDS encoding PTS N-acetyl glucosamine transporter subunit IIABC (phosphoenolpyruvate-dependent sugar phosphotransferase system; catalyzes the phosphorylation of incoming sugar substrates concomitant with their translocation across the cell membrane; IIB is phosphorylated by IIA and then transfers the phosphoryl group to the sugar; IIC forms the translocation channel), which translates to MSILGYLQKVGRALMVPVATLPAAAILMGVGYWIDPVGWGGDNALAAFFIKSGSAIIDNMSVLFAIGVAYGMSKDKDGAAALTGFVGFLVLTTLCSPAAVSMIQKIPADQVPAAFGKISNQFVGILVGIISAELYNRFSSVELPKALSFFSGRRLVPILTSFVMIIVAFIMMYIWPVIFDGLVNFGEHIQKLGSTGAGIYAFFNRLLIPVGLHHALNSVFWFDVAGINDIPNFLGGAQSIESGKAVVGITGRYQAGFFPIMMFGLPGAALAIYHCARPENKAKVLGIMMAGAFAAFFTGITEPLEFSFMFVAPVLYVIHAVLTGISVFIAASMHWIAGFGFSAGLVDMVLSSRNPLATQWWMLIPQGLVFFAIYYVVFRFVITKFNLMTPGRELAVAGSEADGQDLNVSSDKEQDVSALARQYIAAIGGSDNLTGIDACITRLRLSVKDSSLVNESLAKRLGASGVIRLNKTSVQIIVGFVAEKIANAMKTTGPVAAAEASAAPAAQAAAKPQAVPNAVTIAELVSPVTGDVVALEQVPDEAFASKAVGDGVAVKPTDKTVVSPAAGTIVKIFNTNHAFCLETEKGAEIVVHMGIDTVALNGQGFKRLVEEGAEVTAGQPILEMDLDYLNANARSMISPVVCSNIDDFSGLVIKADGHVVAGQTPLYDIKG; encoded by the coding sequence GTGAGTATTCTAGGTTATCTGCAAAAGGTTGGCCGTGCGCTAATGGTGCCGGTCGCCACGCTGCCAGCGGCGGCAATATTGATGGGGGTCGGCTACTGGATCGACCCGGTAGGTTGGGGTGGAGATAACGCACTTGCGGCGTTCTTCATTAAGTCCGGCTCCGCCATTATCGATAACATGTCCGTGCTGTTTGCTATCGGTGTGGCTTACGGTATGTCCAAAGATAAAGACGGTGCTGCGGCGCTGACCGGTTTTGTGGGCTTCCTGGTGTTGACCACACTCTGTTCTCCGGCTGCGGTTTCCATGATTCAGAAGATCCCTGCTGACCAGGTTCCTGCCGCTTTCGGTAAGATCAGCAACCAGTTCGTGGGTATCCTCGTTGGTATTATCTCTGCCGAGCTGTACAACCGCTTTAGCAGCGTCGAACTGCCGAAAGCGCTCTCCTTCTTCAGCGGTCGCCGTCTGGTGCCGATCCTCACCTCTTTCGTGATGATCATCGTCGCGTTCATCATGATGTACATCTGGCCGGTGATTTTCGACGGTCTGGTGAACTTCGGTGAGCATATTCAGAAGCTGGGATCAACCGGTGCGGGTATCTACGCCTTCTTCAACCGTCTGTTGATTCCGGTGGGTCTGCACCACGCGCTGAACTCCGTATTCTGGTTTGACGTTGCGGGGATTAACGACATTCCTAACTTCCTCGGCGGTGCCCAGTCTATCGAATCGGGCAAAGCAGTTGTGGGGATTACCGGTCGTTATCAGGCGGGCTTCTTCCCGATCATGATGTTTGGTCTGCCGGGTGCGGCGCTGGCTATCTACCACTGCGCGCGTCCTGAGAACAAGGCGAAAGTGCTGGGTATCATGATGGCCGGTGCGTTTGCGGCGTTCTTTACGGGTATCACCGAACCGCTGGAATTCTCCTTCATGTTCGTTGCGCCGGTTCTGTATGTGATTCACGCTGTCCTGACCGGTATCTCCGTATTCATCGCGGCGAGCATGCATTGGATTGCCGGCTTCGGCTTCAGTGCGGGTCTGGTGGATATGGTGCTTTCTTCCCGTAACCCGCTGGCAACCCAGTGGTGGATGCTGATCCCACAAGGTCTGGTGTTCTTTGCCATCTACTACGTGGTGTTCCGTTTCGTTATCACCAAATTCAACCTGATGACTCCGGGTCGCGAACTGGCCGTGGCTGGCAGCGAAGCGGATGGTCAGGACCTGAATGTGAGCAGCGATAAAGAACAAGACGTTTCAGCCCTGGCGCGTCAGTACATCGCAGCCATCGGCGGTTCTGACAACCTCACCGGTATCGATGCCTGCATCACCCGTCTGCGTCTGAGCGTAAAAGACTCGTCGCTGGTGAATGAAAGCCTGGCGAAACGTCTGGGTGCTTCTGGTGTGATTCGTCTGAACAAAACCAGCGTGCAGATTATTGTCGGCTTCGTGGCTGAGAAAATCGCCAACGCGATGAAAACAACGGGACCGGTTGCGGCGGCTGAAGCCTCTGCTGCACCTGCTGCCCAGGCGGCGGCAAAACCGCAGGCGGTGCCGAATGCGGTGACCATTGCTGAACTGGTCTCGCCAGTGACCGGTGATGTGGTTGCGCTGGAGCAGGTGCCTGACGAAGCGTTCGCCAGCAAAGCGGTAGGCGACGGCGTTGCGGTAAAACCAACGGATAAAACCGTGGTTTCTCCGGCAGCGGGCACCATTGTGAAAATCTTCAACACCAACCATGCGTTCTGCCTGGAAACCGAGAAAGGCGCGGAAATCGTTGTCCACATGGGTATCGATACCGTCGCGTTGAACGGCCAGGGCTTCAAGCGTCTGGTGGAAGAGGGCGCGGAAGTGACTGCTGGTCAGCCGATTCTGGAAATGGATCTGGACTACCTGAACGCGAACGCGCGCTCCATGATAAGTCCTGTGGTGTGCAGCAACATCGACGACTTCAGCGGCCTGGTGATCAAAGCCGACGGTCATGTGGTTGCCGGTCAAACGCCACTGTATGACATTAAAGGGTAG
- the chiP gene encoding chitoporin, translating to MRTFSGKRSALALAIAGITALSGLVVVPQAQAEGFFDDSTLTGGIYYWQRERDRKDVTDDDKYKTNLSHATWNANLDFQSGYAADMFGLDVAAFTAIEMAENGDSGHPNEIAFSKKNKGYDEDYSGDKSGISLYKAAAKFKYGPAWARAGYIQPTGQTLLAPHWSFMPGTYQGAEAGANFDYGDAGALSFSYMWANEYKAPWHTEVDKFYQGDKKTKVDYLHSVGAKYDFKNDLVLEAAFGQSEGYVDQYFAKASYKFDLGGNPFSTSYQFYGARDKVDDRSASDIYDGTAWLQALTFGYKVAEVVDLRLEGTWVKADGQQGFFLQRMTPTYASSNGRLDIWWDNRSDFNANGEKAVFFGAMYDLKNWNLPGWAVGASYVYAWDAKPSTWQSSPDAYYDKNRTIEESSYSLDAVYTLQDGRAKGTMFKLHFTEYDNHSNIPSWGGGYGNIFQDERDVKFIVIAPFTIF from the coding sequence ATGCGTACGTTTAGTGGCAAACGTAGTGCGCTGGCGTTGGCTATCGCCGGTATCACAGCACTGTCGGGTCTGGTCGTTGTTCCGCAGGCACAGGCCGAAGGCTTTTTCGATGATTCAACCCTGACCGGCGGCATCTATTACTGGCAGCGTGAGCGCGACCGTAAAGATGTCACCGACGACGACAAATACAAAACTAACCTCTCTCACGCGACCTGGAACGCCAACCTGGATTTCCAGTCCGGCTATGCGGCGGATATGTTTGGTCTCGATGTGGCGGCGTTTACTGCAATTGAAATGGCGGAAAACGGCGACAGCGGACATCCAAACGAAATCGCTTTCTCGAAAAAGAACAAAGGCTATGACGAAGACTACTCCGGTGATAAGAGCGGAATTAGTTTGTATAAGGCCGCCGCGAAATTCAAATATGGTCCCGCCTGGGCACGTGCCGGTTATATTCAACCTACCGGTCAAACGCTGTTAGCGCCGCACTGGAGCTTTATGCCGGGTACCTATCAGGGTGCCGAAGCTGGCGCTAACTTTGATTACGGCGACGCGGGCGCACTGAGCTTCTCCTACATGTGGGCCAATGAATATAAAGCGCCGTGGCACACCGAAGTCGATAAATTCTACCAGGGCGATAAAAAGACCAAAGTCGATTATCTCCACTCTGTCGGCGCAAAATATGATTTCAAAAATGACCTGGTGCTGGAAGCGGCATTTGGTCAGTCCGAAGGCTATGTCGATCAGTACTTCGCCAAAGCCAGCTACAAGTTCGATTTAGGTGGCAATCCGTTCTCCACCAGCTACCAGTTCTACGGGGCGCGTGACAAAGTCGATGACCGCAGTGCCAGCGACATTTATGACGGTACGGCCTGGCTGCAGGCGTTGACCTTCGGCTACAAGGTGGCGGAAGTTGTTGACCTGCGTCTGGAAGGGACCTGGGTTAAGGCCGATGGTCAGCAAGGGTTCTTCCTGCAACGTATGACACCGACCTATGCGTCATCCAACGGTCGTCTGGATATCTGGTGGGATAACCGTTCGGACTTCAACGCCAACGGTGAAAAAGCGGTCTTCTTCGGTGCAATGTATGACCTGAAGAACTGGAATCTGCCTGGCTGGGCGGTCGGGGCTTCTTATGTGTATGCCTGGGACGCGAAACCGTCTACCTGGCAGAGCAGCCCGGATGCGTACTACGACAAAAACCGTACCATCGAAGAGTCATCTTACAGCCTGGATGCAGTCTATACGCTGCAGGACGGTCGTGCGAAAGGCACCATGTTTAAACTGCACTTCACCGAATATGACAACCACTCCAACATCCCGAGCTGGGGTGGCGGTTATGGCAACATCTTCCAGGATGAGCGCGACGTGAAGTTCATCGTGATTGCGCCGTTCACCATCTTCTAA
- a CDS encoding peroxiredoxin: MLAKENAAKELEAQGVCGLKKKKRNGHCRLVKKDYGLSIFIDELSVFC, translated from the coding sequence TTGCTTGCTAAAGAAAATGCCGCAAAGGAACTGGAGGCGCAAGGGGTTTGCGGTCTGAAAAAGAAAAAACGCAATGGTCATTGCCGATTAGTGAAAAAAGATTATGGTTTGAGCATATTCATTGATGAATTATCAGTTTTTTGCTGA
- the nagC gene encoding DNA-binding transcriptional regulator NagC produces MTPGGQAQIGNVDLVKQLNSAAVYRLIDQHGPISRIQIAEQSQLAPASVTKITRQLIERGLIKEVDQQASTGGRRAISIVTETRSFHAIGVRLGRHDATITLFDLSSKVLAEEHYPLPERTQETLEHALLNAITAFIDNNQRKIRELIAISVILPGLVDPESGKIHYMPHIQVENWGLVEALEKRFLVTCFVGHDIRSLALAEHYFGASQDCEDSILVRVHRGTGAGIISNGRIFIGRNGNVGEIGHIQVEPLGERCHCGNFGCLETIAANAAIEQRVLNLLKQGYQSRVPLEDCTIKTICKAANKGDSLASEVIEHVGRHLGKTIAIAINLFNPQKIVIAGEITEADKVLLPAIESCINTQALKAFRTNLPVVRSTLDHRSAIGAFALVKRAMLNGILLQHLLEN; encoded by the coding sequence ATGACACCAGGCGGACAAGCTCAAATAGGTAATGTTGATCTCGTAAAACAGCTTAACAGCGCGGCCGTTTACCGCCTGATTGACCAGCATGGGCCAATCTCGCGGATCCAGATTGCCGAGCAAAGCCAGCTTGCCCCCGCCAGCGTAACCAAAATTACGCGTCAACTGATTGAGCGCGGACTGATCAAAGAAGTCGATCAACAGGCCTCCACCGGGGGGCGCCGCGCCATTTCTATCGTCACCGAAACCCGCAGTTTTCACGCCATTGGCGTGCGTCTTGGCCGCCACGACGCGACCATCACCCTGTTTGACCTGAGCAGCAAAGTACTGGCGGAAGAACACTATCCGTTGCCCGAACGCACGCAGGAAACGTTGGAACACGCGCTGCTCAATGCCATCACCGCCTTTATCGACAACAACCAGCGCAAGATCCGCGAACTCATCGCCATTTCCGTGATCCTGCCGGGACTTGTCGATCCGGAAAGCGGCAAGATCCACTACATGCCGCATATCCAGGTAGAGAACTGGGGACTGGTTGAAGCGCTGGAAAAACGTTTTCTCGTCACCTGTTTTGTCGGCCACGATATCCGCAGCCTGGCGCTGGCGGAGCACTACTTTGGGGCAAGTCAGGACTGCGAGGACTCTATTCTGGTGCGCGTCCACCGCGGGACGGGTGCCGGTATTATCTCTAACGGCCGGATTTTTATTGGTCGTAACGGTAACGTTGGCGAGATTGGCCACATCCAGGTTGAACCGCTGGGCGAACGCTGCCACTGCGGTAACTTTGGCTGTCTGGAAACCATTGCCGCGAACGCGGCAATTGAACAGCGCGTCCTCAATCTCCTGAAGCAAGGCTACCAGAGCCGCGTTCCGCTGGAAGACTGCACGATCAAAACCATCTGCAAGGCGGCAAATAAGGGCGACAGCCTGGCCTCAGAGGTCATTGAGCACGTTGGGCGTCATCTGGGTAAAACCATTGCGATCGCCATCAACCTGTTTAATCCGCAAAAAATCGTGATTGCCGGTGAGATAACCGAAGCCGATAAAGTGCTGTTACCCGCCATTGAAAGCTGCATTAATACGCAGGCGCTGAAGGCGTTTCGCACAAATTTGCCGGTGGTGCGCTCCACACTGGATCACCGCTCCGCCATCGGTGCCTTTGCGCTGGTAAAACGCGCCATGCTCAACGGTATTTTGCTCCAGCATTTGCTGGAAAACTGA